From the Musa acuminata AAA Group cultivar baxijiao chromosome BXJ1-2, Cavendish_Baxijiao_AAA, whole genome shotgun sequence genome, one window contains:
- the LOC103972861 gene encoding bidirectional sugar transporter SWEET14-like, whose amino-acid sequence MAGLSLEQPLPFIFGILGNIISFMVFLSPLPTFYRIYRKKSTEGFQSVPYVVALSSCMLLIYYALVKTNAVLLITINSFGCFIETAYITIYLIYATKKARIFCIQIFVLLNVVAFAAIVLLTRLAFTGPDRVTVVGWICVGFSLCVFAAPLSIIRLVIRTKSVEFMPFYLSFFLTLNAIAWFGYGFFTKDLYVELPNVLGFVFGVVQMVVYMLYKNNKKKKDAAVAAVPEHRVKIAELSSAPASELQVSLEEKDQNKRSMEDSQDTDKNETAYEEGHDISAV is encoded by the exons ATGGCTGGCCTATCCTTGGAACAACCTTTACCGTTCATCTTCGGCATCTTAG GCAACATCATTTCGTTCATGGTTTTTCTTTCCCCACT TCCTACATTCTACCGAATCTACCGAAAGAAATCAACCGAAGGGTTCCAATCGGTGCCTTACGTCGTAGCTTTGTCCAGCTGCATGCTATTGATCTACTACGCGCTTGTCAAAACCAATGCAGTCCTTCTCATCACCATCAACTCGTTTGGATGCTTCATCGAGACAGCCTACATCACCATCTATCTCATTTATGCCACAAAGAAAGCTAGG ATCTTCTGCATCCAAATATTTGTCCTCTTGAACGTGGTGGCATTCGCTGCGATCGTCCTCTTGACTCGACTAGCCTTTACTGGTCCTGACCGTGTGACAGTAGTCGGGTGGATCTGCGTGGGCTTCTCGCTCTGTGTCTTTGCTGCTCCATTGAGCATCATC AGGCTCGTCATACGCACAAAGAGTGTAGAGTTCATGCCATTCTACCTATCATTCTTCCTCACACTGAATGCGATTGCATGGTTCGGCTACGGTTTCTTCACCAAGGACTTGTACGTCGAG CTTCCAAACGTTTTGGGGTTCGTATTTGGAGTCGTACAAATGGTGGTCTACATGCTCTACAagaacaacaagaagaagaaggacgCCGCGGTGGCAGCCGTGCCGGAGCACAGAGTCAAGATCGCGGAGCTGAGCTCCGCCCCAGCTTCCGAGTTGCAGGTCAGCCTCGAGGAGAAGGATCAAAACAAGAGGTCGATGGAGGACAGCCAAGACACAGATAAAAACGAGACGGCATATGAGGAAGGGCATGACATTAGTGCAGTGTGA